The Rhizoctonia solani chromosome 4, complete sequence genome contains a region encoding:
- a CDS encoding citrate lyase subunit beta-like protein, with the protein MLARLSAFQGGVGTRSYSASTHADPRAKLRRSLLYVPSSNDRMLQKSLSSPSDALIYDLEDSVAPNEKERARTALLGFLQSQPREHASRTFVRLNAIDTPQFVGDITTVLKWEHLEGIVMPKIHSASYLDKVASYVPEGRPLSIIASIESARGLWDAGHIAGWKAGQGAGNKVTVSSLLMATAAKAFGIQCIDMVCVNYKDTSVLRDECEEARRLGYDGKQAIHPNQVEIIQSTFVPTEKGAFGLDSGSGEVEMIDAPMLKQAEATIAKAKAAGLKIPDV; encoded by the exons ATGCTCGCTCGACTCTCTGCCTTTCAGGGGGGTGTGGGTACTCGATCTTACTCGGCTTCGACTCACGCCGATCCCCGAGCAAAACTACGGCGATCTCTCCTTTACG TCCCGTCGTCCAATGATCGAATGCTACAAAAATCACTATCATCTCCATCGGACGCACTCATCTACGACTTGGAAGACAGTGTAGCGCCCAACGAGAAGGAACGAGCGCGCACTGCTTTATTGGGTTTTCTCCAG AGTCAACCGCGCGAACATGCGTCTAGGACTTTTGTGAGACTGAATGCGATCGATACCCCTCAGTTTGTGGGTGACATTACTACCGTG CTCAAATGGGAGCACCTTGAAGGGATCGTAATGCCTAAAATACACTCGGCAAGCTATTTGGATAAAGTAGCCTCGTATGTCCCTGAAG GTCGACCGTTGAGTATTATCGCATCGATCGAATCTGCACGAGGTCTGTGGGATGCCGGCCACATCGCTGGTTGGAAAGCAGGACAAGGAGCAGGGAACAAGGTTACTGTTTCGTCGCTATTA ATGGCGACGGCCGCTAAAGCGTTTGGAATACAGTGTATCGACATG GTGTGCGTGAATTACAAAGATACCTCCGTCTTGCGTGATGAATGCGAGGAAGCTCGAAGACTGGGGTACGACGGGAAGCAAGCGATTCATCCGAATCAGGTGGAGATCATCCAGTCGACGTTTGTTCCTACCGAAAAAG GAGCGTTCGGTCTAGACTCTGGATCAGGCGAAGTGGAAATGATAGACGCACCAATGCTCAAGCAG GCCGAGGCGACAATCGCAAAAGCCAAAGCCGCTGGGTTGAAAATCCCTGATGTCTGA
- a CDS encoding aquaporin, Major intrinsic protein family gives MRMPVYLENNNRDGRALDEVSDAVDDGKSSPLCLSLLFLSHPIAIHSNLPNWGVSVNIAKLKAQAQADAAAWDSAAQFDSEKDKAAFRDYEAACDRVKSFYKASPRRFLGGEEEGRNDDVELRREFEEGRGKRARMGVWEAIEMLETLVDDSDPDTELSQIEHLLQTAEAIRRDGKPEWMQVVGLVHDLGKLLYFFGSEGQWDVVGDTFVVGCAFPDEIIYPGSFTENPDSKHSTYSTKYGIYEPNCGLDNVMLSWGHDEYLYHVMKDQSSLPEEGLAMIRKAMDAVLAFNPYDLYSKSDEAVNPEKLKPYYQGLIAKFFPPELDW, from the exons ATGCGTATGCCCGTGTATCTCGAGAACAATAACCGTGACGGGCGTGCACTCGACGAGGTCTCGGATGCTGTCGACGATGGCAAGTCCTCCCCTCTTTGTCTCTCTCTATTGTTCCTCTCCCATCCAATAGCAATTCATTCTAACCTTCCCAATTGGGGCGTTTCAGTCAACATCGCCAAGCTTAAAGCTCAGGCGCAAGCAGACGCGGCGGCCTGGGACAGTGCGGCCCAATTCGATTCCGAAAAAGACAAGGCGGCGTTCAGGGACTATGAAGCCGCGTGCGACCGTGTAAAGTCTTTCTACAAGGCAAGTCCGCGGCGTTTTTTggggggagaagaagaagggcGGAATGATGACGTTGAATTG CGTCGTGAGTTTGAGGAGGGCCGTGGCAAGCGTGCGAGGATGGGTGTCTGGGAAGCTA TTGAAATGCTTGAGACATTGGTTGATGACTCTGATCCTGAT ACGGAGCTCTCGCAAATCGAGCACTTGCTTCAGACAGCTGAGGCCATCCGCCGAGATGGAAAGCCCGAGTGGATGCAGGTCGTTGGCCTCGTACATGACCTTGGCAAGTTGCTCTACTTCTTTGGTTCCGA AGGTCAATGGGACGTAGTGGGC GACACATTCGTCGTCGGCTGTGCTTTCCCAGATGAGATCATCTACCCTGGTTCCTTTACTGAGAACCCCGACTCCAAGCACTCTACATACTCAACCAAGTACGGGATATACGAacccaactgcggattggacAACGTTATGCTTTCTTGGGGACATGACGAG TACTTGTACCACGTCATGAAAGATCAGAGCTCTCTTCCCGAGGAAGGTCTCGCCATGATCAG GAAGGCCATGGACGCGGTCCT TGCATTCAACCCATACGATTTATATTCCAAGAGTGACGAGGCTGTCAACCCCGAAAAGCTCAAGCCTTACTACCAAGGGCTCATCGCCAAGTTCTTCCCTCCCGAGCTCGACTGGTAG
- a CDS encoding WD40 domain-containing protein has translation MPLGLVDPLSPTSTVGPVPHHPPRSRSPNATPMPTPPHQPRLPSTLASRKPSAANLRSVSNTQTSPLVSSKLSAQPLVPPPAKSPKVSRTAQGGPDATRARKVSGTSTSSPYQPRSRAQSLVSQSGESVQLRPSSPTKKAPALPHPESPLNPSPVKPKPRLAGVVNANGSPRPPAKTPGSRNTSNVFPPLENSNNNSNYTPSPPPPKLPAVVWPVDEEEESVNGDWAPSLRPPVSGGTSEAYDFSGIPLGSEGVPQYRAEDEMTMELITEIDDGANSTKTAQTSSASQLHALQAELRMLRAKLEEERRKKRELEMSANKDREALKVAQMKSALQQPQPASMNASVDLSTLLRGDGQGGFNETEIRKVVRAMRASDRLRLIHIILDSCLPGDISAMIRMLEKYAASTFDIVGQQEMAHASPSPRHMETLGAAVPFPAPPRTQLGHGSSPVYPRELRRDDPSVGYSFWEEKKCLKAKAISCLDYLPDEEVLVAGFHDVGRVQLFSTVTWQPIQTLQGHLYGIRAVALSPKYLVSAGADKALVCWDWRAGQKTDDGVFITKIVRFGQQTNLNIGVQIVDEDEEDRGTFSIPRREMLSQFKLSELGGSDPVLSAKLSTVGVGSANMLHQGQTNDMRDQKYHSHLEHEDPSRPPRSHRPSKRCRRPRPHPNPSRSRRPPLHTPAHDTVSPSLPARITQHAPAQPEIDGCAAVARHDHAPGVVDVCAQPAGHGAWRPTGDIDGPSWDLNGRRVPESSGEEAGQAAGLVERGGYAGCGVGAVDPKKRRVATSTRFSSRLGADRRIFVSTYNLTMSHTANGKPNRKNCPNLNRIATLGGAWAALAEESEYGWPAQFNVPAGFKGLATPEKNPMAMALSHEEVVVGTADGTIYVMSFVGYQYKASKENLLEGLTLEEIEEDQDQEEGEE, from the exons ATGCCCCTAGGCCTTGTGGACCCGCTCTCTCCTACATCTACTGTTGGTCCTGTCCCGCACCACCCACCACGCTCTCGTTCTCCCAACGCCACGCCCATGCCCACTCCTCCCCACCAGCCTCGACTCCCGAGCACGCTTGCCTCTCGTAAGCCATCTGCAGCGAACCTGAGGAGCGTATCAAACACGCAAACATCCCCTCTTGTTTCCTCCAAGCTCAGTGCACAGCCATTGGTCCCACCACCAGCCAAGAGTCCAAAGGTATCGCGTACAGCACAAGGCGGCCCCGATGCAACACGTGCGCGCAAGGTGTCTGGAACATCCACAAGCTCGCCTTACCAACCGCGTTCGCGCGCCCAGTCCCTCGTTTCCCAGTCTGGCGAGTCTGTACAGCTCCGACCTTCCTCGCCCACTAAAAAGGCGCCTGCACTGCCTCACCCAGAGTCTCCGCTCAATCCAAGTCCCGTCAAGCCCAAGCCTCGATTGGCCGGCGTTGTCAATGCCAATGGCTCTCCTCGTCCCCCTGCTAAAACCCCTGGCTCACGCAATACTTCCAATGTCTTTCCTCCGTTGGAAAACAGTAATAATAATAGCAACTATACTCCGTCTCCTCCCCCACCCAAGCTGCCGGCTGTCGTATGGCCCGtagacgaggaagaggaaagcGTCAATGGCGATTGGGCACCGAGCCTTAGACCACCCGTGTCGGGCGGAACGAGCGAAGCCTACGACTTTAGCGGCATCCCACTCGGCAGCGAAGGCGTTCCCCAGTACAGGGCAGAAGATGAAATGACCATGGAGCTTATCACTGAAATCGACGATGGGGCGAACTCGACGAAGAC TGCTCAAACCTCTTCTGCCTCCCAGCTGCACGCTCTCCAGGCCGAGCTCAGGATGTTGCGTGCCAAGTTGGAGGAGGAGAGGCGGAAGAAGAGGGAGTTGGAGATGAGTGCTAACAAGGATCGCGAGGCTCTCAAGGTTGCCCAGATG AAGTCTGCGCTTCAACAGCCTCAGCCAGCGTCTATGAACGCTTCCGTAGACCTCTCCACTCTGCTCCGGGGGGATGGCCAGGGAGGATTTAACGAGACGGAGATTAGAAAGGTTGTTAGAGCTATGAGGGCCTCTGATAGGCTTCGACT AATTCATATTATCCTCGATT CATGTCTACCAGGCGATATATCAG CCATGATCCGTATGCTTGAGAAATACGCTGCCTCGACGTTTGATATCGTCG GTCAGCAAGAAATGGCACATGCTAGTCCGTCACCCCGCCATATGGAGACACTT GGAGCCGCTGTACCGTTCCCTGCACCACCGCGAACGCAACTGGGCCACGGGTCAAGTCCAGTCTATCCG CGGGAGCTACGACGAGACGATCCGAGTGTGGGATATTCGTTCTGGGAGGAGAAAAAGTGTTTGAAGGCCAAGGCTATCAG TTGTTTGGATTATCTACCGGACGAAGAAGTCTTGGTTGCTGGGTTCCACGATGTCGG ACGCGTACAGTTATTCTCCACCGTCACTTGGCAGCCTATCCAAACTCTGCAAGGACACTTGTACGGTATTCGTGCGGTCGCGCTTTCGCCCAAGTACCTCGTATCGGCTGGAGCAGACAAGGCGCTCGTGTGCTGGGACTGGAGAGCTGGTCAAAAG ACTGACGATGGTGTTTTTATTACCAAGATTGTTCGGTTCGGTCAACAGACAAACTTGAATATCGGTGTTCAGATTgtggacgaggacgaggaggatCGTGG GACCTTTTCGATCC CGAGACGAGAAATGTTGAGCCAGTTTAAGCTTTCTGAGCTTGGTGGTTCGGATCCTGTTTTGTCTGCCAAGTTGAGCACTGTGGGAGTTGGAAGTGCGAACATGCTCCA CCAAGGGCAAACAAATGACATGCGCGACCAAAAATATCATTCTCACCTCGAACACGAAGACCCGAGCCGTCCACCTCGCTCGCATCGTCCGTCGAAACGCTGCCGAAGGCCCCGTCCCCACCCAAATCCAAGCCGCTCACGCCGCCCACCACTGCACACACCCGCCCACGACACAGTCTCGCCGTCCCTCCCCGCCAGAATCACGCAGCATGCCCCTGCACAGCCGGAAATCGATGGGTGCGCTGCTGTCGCCCGCCACGACCACGCACCGGGTGTCGTCGATGTATGCGCCCAACCGGCCGGGCACGGCGCTTGGCGCCCGACCGGGGACATCGATGGGCCGTCCTGGGACCTCAATGGGCGGCGGGTCCCCGAATCGAGTGGAGAAGAGGCCGGCCAAGCCGCCGGTCTTGTTGAGCGTGGTGGATACGCCGGATGTGGCGTTGGCGCTGTGGATCCCAAGAAGCGGCGCGTGGCGACGAGTACGCGGTTTAGTTCGAGGTTGGGTGCGGATCGTCGG ATCTTCGTATCGACGTATAACCTCACCATGTCCCATACCGCTAACGGCAAACCCAACCGGAAGAATTGCCCGAACCTCAACCGG ATTGCGACACTGGGAGGAGCATGGGCTGCGCTGGCTGAAGAGTCCGAATACGGCTGGCCCGCGCAGTTTAATGTCCCAGCCGGGTTCAAGGGGCTCGCCACTCCGGAAAAGAACCCGATGGCAATGGCCTTGTCTCATGAAGAGGTCGTAGTTGGAACTGCTGACGGAACAATCTATGTGATGAGTTTTGTGGGATATCAGTACAAGGCTTCCAAGGAGAACTTGCTCGAGGGATTGACTCTGGAAGAGATCGAGGAGGACCAAGATCAGGAAGAGGGGGAGGAGTAA
- a CDS encoding nucleoporin, whose product MFGSSWGQNNQNQQNQAQQGTGLFGQPAQQPQQQPQQGGAFGNTGFGSAGFGQQQQQQPGQTGSIFGQPQQPQQNQQPGFGAFGGGSNTTSTFGQAKPFGSTGFGTTNTTATTAPSFSFTGTSNPTPTNAFGTNTTGGFGTQNQTPTSTFGQPSTSTFGGGTTGFGSNTGGAFGSTNTTSTFGTATNTGGGMFGAPKPATGGLFGAATTTTNAAGQGTASPAYQATQERDTAVGGSSTTLHYQSITAMPAYRNFSFEELRAQDYAAGRKNSTSTGFGTSAFGSATNTTAPSTGLFGQPAQQNQPQQTGIFGQPAQPAQSTGLFAAIDWAIWPTCQQYCYDWNGLFGQQTNTTTGAFGSNTGTTSSFGGGGLFGAKPATTGAFGAATTQPSTGFGTFGQNNQPQTGQTTSIFGQPQQNQQQPATAGFGFGTNNTANKPLFGQPAAQTQTTGLFGQPAQQNTGAGLFGQPAQNTAAAQPAQTGGLFGGFGQNQQQAQPAQPSTGLFGQPAQTQPAATTGTGLFGGGGGLFGQNNQQQQQQPATSLFGKPAGTTGGLFGGTTTAAPATSGGLFGSTNAANTQQPATGGLFGQANKSIFGSTPVANPAQQTSIFGQSVQPASQPSLSASIDQNPFGSNPLFANLPPGPHVFSVSQNQAKKPLISVSPRKNFYRPSTPQLTKLRGFATPLRPHRLMLALIPLLGQSPSLTASLSDNRSLGGRSSVKKLVLDKDVNASDLPSSGSLFAAAAGTRSTPSKSKVVFHPDLVQRAVAGDGLFNSTVSRTAVTARASIDLGPSHSYSANAPVREESTVRDDTPAATATDGDYWMVPSLAELQGMMDLTTVYAISDIPEKTVLFEEGACTVYPDESQKAARGEGLNVHSEISLEKCWPRDKATRAPIKNPNDPAWQRQERKLRKMKDTEFISFEPESGVWTFRVPHFTRYGLGSDDEDEDEAGAPPAVEEDEEQEEEPSVHETEGSETESETASEPEFEHRLVPVAKSTTPEAPRNSNRHGPFAATIGLDPRKVQVMQASMFHNDPGPEVTRSRSAFLARDVLPETVDKVAPIPKPKPKPKPEPQPLRKYERVPNEKSVTKSFSGAYMDAGLALGRSFRVSWGPNGELVHIGKICGTATKDSLPSSPSIVNLSRVPLLSNPDDIEVIRANKLLEYQIKNSDVDLDDQGVPVATPNEDIRFHHVADLFGPDDRSHESSVWRLGAALFDEINIRLSQGVASNIREQITSMRRRHALEKWLQTTVAPSVEFDLRELSGTSAANRAFLMLTGNQIARATDATMEANEMHLATLISQIGGDAEFRNDIESQLAKWKEQKIDAHIDVWVRKIYALLAGIVGSVEGSKSRDPAEKSSDIVVAESLDWKRAYGLHLWFGGSFNSPIVDSLESYETACNSASLATAHPHPWYIERPASVDSDALRWIVSGESVPKDALFEIIKLAMDDTVPLDVALYPRAFGPSPIDYRISWHVYMLLARVLRERDVSDRSLVEEEGEEEPQLSYSHKADAITSNYASQLENLGLWWYSIFVLLHLQESDGRLIAIKALLARHVSELDEEKEEFLVNQLCIPQDWIEEAKAIISQYTNQSYQAFEFFVAAGQVKPAYDMALRDLAPEAAIRNDFDLLISLFADKGFESLDDWTFRGQLYLQYAECMSKLPELLFDAAIGEPDAIQAIELERLSREHSPANLLGNMISSLMQFLPALKHRGMNIRPQLQSTMVEESVRLEHIQAMAHERFMTAIETLG is encoded by the exons ATGTTCGGTTCGTCATGGGGTCAGAACAACCAAAACCAACAAAATCAGGCGCAGCAAGGAACTGGGCTCTTTGGCCAGCCTGCGCAACAGCCGCAACAGCAACCACAGCAAGGGGGTGCATTTGGTAATACAG GGTTCGGTTCCGCCGGATTCggccaacagcagcagcaacagcctGGGCAGACGGGCAGCATTTTTGGGCAGCCCCAACAGCCTCAGCAGAACCAACAACCAGGATTCG GCGCGTTTGGAGGCGGATCCAACACAACCAGCACTTTTGGACAAGCCAAACCATTTGGTTCTACTGGCTTTGGAACAACTA ATACGACCGCGACAACGGCGCCTTCGTTTTCCTTCACAGGCACTAGTAATCCAACGCCCACGAATGCATTTGGAACCAACACTACTGGGGGATTTGGAACTCAGAACCAAACACCAACGAGCACCTTTGGACAACCCTCGACTAGCACTTTTGGTGGTGGAACAACTGGGTTTGGGTCCAATACTGGGGGAGCCTTTGGGTCTACTAACACAACAAGTACGTTTGGAACTGCCA CTAATACCGGTGGTGGGATGTTTGGGGCCCCGAAACCTGCAACGGGAGGCCTCTTTGGAGCAG CCACCACAACAACGAATGCAGCAGGCCAAGGAACAGCATCCCCTGCATATCAAGCCACCCAAGAACGTGATACGGCTGTGGGAGGAAGCTCAACGACGCTTCATTATCAGAGTATAACTGCTATGCCCGCATATCGCAATTTTTCGTTTGAA GAACTCCGAGCCCAAGATTATGCTGCAGGTCGTAAGAACTCGACTTCAACAGGTTTTGGGACGTCTGCCTTTGGGTCGGCCACCAACACAACTGCCCCCTCGACCGGTCTGTTCGGTCAGCCTGCTCAACAGAACCAGCCCCAGCAAACAGGCATCTTTGGCCAACCAGCACAACCCGCGCAATCGACAGGTTTATTCG CAGCCATCGACTGGGCTATTTGGCCAACCTGCCAGCAATACTGCTACGACTGGAACGGGTTGTTTGGCCAGCAAACGAACACCACTACGGGTGCATTTGGCAGCAATACCGGAACCACTAGTTCGTTTGGTGGTGGAGGGTTGTTCGGTGCAAAGCCTGCTACGACTGGAGCATTTG GTGCAGCCACTACTCAGCCGTCCACAGGATTCGGCACATTTGGTCAAAATAACCAACCTCAGACTGGCCAGACTACGAGTATTTTTGGTCAGCCACAACAGAATCAGCAACAGCCTGCGACCGCTGGGTTCGGGTTTG GCACAAACAACACCGCAAATAAACCTCTGTTCGGACAACCCGCGGCGCAGACGCAGACCACAGGTTTGTTCGGGCAGCCAGCTCAGCAAAACACTGGCGCTGGCTTGTTTGGACAACCGGCACAGAACACTGCGGCTGCCCAACCTGCACAGACCGGTGGTTTATTCGGCGGCTTTGGACAAAACCAACAACAGGCTCAACCTGCCCAACCTTCGACAGGAT TGTTTGGTCAACCAGCCCAGACGCAGCCTGCGGCGACGACAGGAACTGGATTGTttggtggtggaggcggaCTCTTCGGTCAAAACaaccagcagcagcaacagcagccaGCTACTTCTCTTTTTGGAAAACCTGCTGGTACCACTGGTGGTTTGTTTGGTGGCACTACTACGGCCGCTCCTGCCACAAGCGGTGGTCTGTTCGGAAGTACTAACGCAGCCAACACTCAGCAGCCAGCCACTGGTGGTTTATTCGGCCAGGCAAACAAGTCCATCTTCGGTTCCACTCCTGTCGCCAACCCTGCTCAACAGACGTCCATCTTTGGCCAGTCCGTGCAACCCGCCTCCCAGCCTTCGCTTTCTGCGTCGATCGACCAAAATCCATTTGGCAGCAACCCCTTGTTCGCGAACCTCCCACCAGGCCCCCACGTGTTCTCCGTTTCCCAGAACCAGGCCAAGAAACCACTCATTAGCGTATCCCCTCGCAAGAATTTCTATCGCCCAAGCACGCCTCAATTGACTAAGCTTCGAGGGTTTGCGACCCCCCTCCGTCCGCATCGGTTGATGCTAGCGTTAATCCCTTTACTCG GACAATCTCCATCTCTCACTGCTAGTTTAAGCGATAACCGATCTTTAGGAGGCCGTTCGAGTGTTAAGAAGCTCGTCTTGGATAAAGACGTCAACGCATCTGACCTGCCATCATCTGGATCTTtgtttgctgctgctgctggcaCTCGGTCTACTCCTTCAAAGAGCAAAGTGGTATTCCACCCTGATCTTGTACAGCGTGCTGTTGCTGGTGATGGCTTGTTTAACTCGACCGTTTCTCGCACAGCCGTGACTGCTCGTGCATCAATCGACCTTGGTCCTTCACATTCGTACTCTGCCAATGCACCTGTACGAGAGGAATCAACTGTACGAGACGATACCCCGGCTGCTACCGCTACCGACGGCGACTATTGGATGGTCCCATCACTTGCTGAGCTTCAGGGCATGA TGGATCTTACGACCGTATATGCCATCTCAGATATCCCCGAAAAGACTGTTCTCTTTGAAGAAGGCGCATGCACGGTTTATCCCGACGAGTCTCAAAAAGCTGCTCGCGGCGAAGGGCTCAACGTTCATTCGGAGATTAGTTTGGAGAAATGCTGGCCAAGAGACAAGGCCACCCGTGCACCCATCAAGAACCCGAACGACCCCGCGTGGCAGAGACAGGAACGCAAGTTGCGTAAGATGAAGGATACCGAGTTTATTTCGTTTGAACCCGAGAGTGGAGTGTGGACTTTCCGAGTACCACATTTCACGCGCTATGGGCTTGGAAgtgatgatgaagatgaagacgagGCAGGCGCACCTCCTGCCGTAGAGGAAGACGAAGaacaagaggaagaacctTCGGTTCACGAGACAGAAGGGTCCGAGACCGAGTCTGAAACTGCGTCTGAGCCCGAGTTCGAGCATCGTCTCGTTCCAGTTGCCAAATCTACTACTCCCGAGGCACCTCGCAACTCGAACCGCCATGGCCCGTTTGCAGCTACGATCGGTCTCGACCCGCGCAAAGTTCAGGTTATGCAAGCCTCAATGTTTCACAACGATCCTGGCCCAGAGGTGACTCGCAGCCGTTCCGCTTTCTTGGCTCGTGATGTTCTCCCGGAG ACTGTAGACAAGGTCGCCCCTATCCcaaagcccaaacccaagccgAAGCCTGAGCCACAGCCACTAAGGAAGTACGAACGTGTGCCCAACGAAAAATCCGTGACCAAGTCCTTTTCTGGCGCGTACATGGATGCGGGGCTTGCACTCGGGCGATCTTTCCGTGTAAGTTGGGGTCCGAACGGCGAACTCGTGCATATCGGAAAGATTTGTGGTACTGCCACTAAAGA TTCTTTGCCTTCGAGTCCCAGCATCGTCAACTTATCAAGAGTTCCGCTGCTCAGTAACCCTGAC GACATAGAAGTTATACGAGCCAACAAGTTATTGGAATACCAGATCAAGAACTCCGACGTCGATCTAGATGATCAAGGTGTGCCCGTCGCCACCCCCAATGAAGATATTCGCTTCCACCACGTGGCTGACCTCTTCGGCCCGGATGATCGCTCGCATGAGTCCAGCGTTTGGCGCCTTGGAGCTGCACTCTTTGACGAAATTAACATCCGTCTCTCACAAGGCGTCGCTTCTAATATTCGAGAGCAAATTACCTCCATGCGTCGCCGCCATGCCTTGGAGAAATGGCTTCAGACAACGGTGGCTCCCAGTGTTGAGTTCGACTTGCGCGAATTGAGCGGGACATCCGCTGCTAACCGCGCATTCCTCATGCTGACGGGAAACCAAATAGCTAGAGCAACTGACGCTACGATGGAAGCGAACGAAATGCATCTCGCAACGCTGATATCTCAGATCGGTGGAGACGCCGAGTTCCGAAACGATATTGAATCCCAGTTGGCTAAATGGAAGGAACAAAAAATCGATGCTCACATTGACGTCTGGGTTCGAAAGATTTATGCACTGCTCGCTGGAATTGTGGGCAGTGTGGAGGGTTCCAAGAGCCGCGACCCTGCCGAAAAGTCCAGCGACATTGTGGTTGCCGAAAGCTTGGACTGGAAGCGTGCGTATGGATTGCACCTGTGGTTTGGTGGATCCTTCAACTCTCCGATTGTCGACTCTCTGGAGAGCTATGAAACGGCATGCAACAGCGCTTCGCTTGCTACCGCTCATCCTCACCCTTGGTATATTGAACGACCTGCGTCTGTCGATTCCGATGCTCTCAGGTGGATTGTATCTGGCGAAAGTGTACCCAAAGATGCTTTGTTTGAGATTATCAAACTGGCCATGGACGACACGGTGCCACTTGATGTTGCTCTCTACCCCCGCGCATTTGGACCTAGCCCCATTGACTATAGGATTTCTTGGCATGTTTATATGCTACTCGCGCGTGTCCTTCGGGAACGAGATGTGTCCGATCGGTCGCTCGTTGAGGAAGAAGGCGAGGAAGAACCTCAGTTATCTTATAGTCACAAGGCAGATGCTATCACATCTAATTATGCCTCTCAATTGGAAAACTTGGGATTGTGGTGGTATTCCATATTTGTATTGCTGCACCTACAAGAATCGGACGG TCGTTTGATTGCCATCAAGGCCCTGCTGGCTCGACATGTCTCTGAGCTGGATGAAGAGAAAGAAGAGTTCCTCGTAAATCAACTCTGCATACCTCAAGACTGGATTGAAGAGGCCAAG GCAATTATCTCTCAGTACACCAATCAATCCTACCAGGCGTTCGAGTTCTTCGTTGCTGCCGGGCAGGTCAAACCTGCATATGACATGGCCCTTCGTGATCTCGCACCCGAGGCTGCCATTCGAAACGACTTTGATTTACTCATTTCCCTCTTCGCGGACAAAGGATTCGAGAGTTTGGACGATTGGACCTTCCGTGGCCAG CTCTATCTCCAGTATGCAGAATGCATGTCCAAACTCCCTGAGCTGTTATTTGATGCGGCTATAGGAGAACCCGACGCGATTCAAGCCATCGAACTAGAGCGCTTGAGCC GCGAACATTCGCCAGCAAATTTGTTGGGCAACATGATTTCGTCCTTGATGCAATTCCTACCCGCGCTCAAACACAGAGGCATG AACATCCGTCCTCAACTCCAATCCACCATGGTTGAAGAATCGGTCCGCTTGGAGCACATCCAAGCCATGGCTCACGAACGGTTCATGACCGCAATCGAAACGCTAGGCTAA